Proteins co-encoded in one Flavivirga eckloniae genomic window:
- a CDS encoding vWA domain-containing protein, translating into MKTNIKTFFLSIALIAFMACKADNKKQDVVFNATEKAHHDPSKQFIKVALLLDTSNSMDGLIDQAKAQLWDIVNELSYAKCGTQKPNLQIALYEYGNDRLSGREGYIRQVLSFSEDLDEISEELFSLTTNGGEEYCGQVIQTSLNQLDWGKNPDDLKLIFIAGNEPFTQGKVNYKDASTNAKEKDITINTIFCGNYNQGISSSWKDGAQLTNGDYIAINQNKTTVHIASPYDDEILILNQKLNKTYVIYGTRGREKLAMQAKQDANAGSYSKANAVKRTISKSSHLYKNKSWDLVDAIEQEEVVIEDIKDASLPEELKGKTKKEIETYVSQKSKERETIKKKIQELNKKRKTYVAEQKKEGAKNGLENAMTKAIKEQAQRKKYSWK; encoded by the coding sequence ATGAAAACAAATATTAAAACATTTTTTCTTAGCATCGCACTAATTGCTTTTATGGCTTGCAAAGCAGACAATAAAAAACAAGATGTCGTATTTAACGCTACAGAAAAAGCACATCACGATCCTAGCAAACAATTTATTAAAGTGGCTCTTTTATTGGATACCAGTAATAGTATGGACGGGCTTATCGATCAGGCTAAAGCACAACTTTGGGACATTGTAAACGAATTGTCTTATGCAAAATGTGGTACACAAAAACCCAACTTACAAATTGCTTTATATGAATACGGAAACGACAGATTAAGCGGCAGAGAGGGATATATTAGACAAGTATTATCTTTTAGCGAAGACTTAGATGAAATTTCCGAAGAACTATTCTCTCTAACTACCAACGGTGGTGAAGAATATTGTGGCCAAGTAATACAAACGTCGTTAAATCAATTGGATTGGGGTAAAAATCCGGACGATTTAAAATTAATTTTCATTGCTGGTAATGAGCCTTTTACTCAAGGAAAAGTAAACTATAAAGATGCATCGACAAACGCCAAGGAAAAAGATATTACCATAAACACTATTTTTTGTGGCAATTATAACCAAGGGATTTCTTCTTCTTGGAAGGATGGTGCTCAATTAACCAATGGTGATTATATAGCCATTAATCAAAATAAAACTACGGTACATATTGCATCGCCTTACGATGACGAGATCTTAATTTTAAATCAAAAATTAAACAAAACCTATGTTATTTATGGTACAAGAGGTAGGGAAAAACTAGCCATGCAGGCTAAGCAAGATGCTAATGCTGGCAGCTACAGCAAGGCCAATGCTGTAAAGAGAACCATAAGCAAAAGTTCGCATTTATATAAAAACAAAAGCTGGGACCTTGTAGATGCCATAGAACAGGAAGAAGTTGTTATTGAAGATATTAAAGACGCTTCTTTACCAGAAGAACTAAAAGGAAAAACAAAAAAAGAGATTGAAACTTATGTTTCTCAAAAAAGTAAAGAAAGAGAAACTATAAAGAAAAAGATTCAGGAGCTGAACAAGAAACGTAAAACCTATGTTGCAGAACAGAAAAAAGAAGGTGCTAAAAATGGCTTAGAAAATGCTATGACCAAAGCCATTAAAGAACAAGCTCAAAGAAAAAAGTATAGTTGGAAATAG
- a CDS encoding TonB-dependent receptor yields MRFIIIALLMLFNYFIYAQNLKGKVVDENNRPLEDVGVFNQNTGTHSHTDATGSFTITNTYVQDSVYFSRLGYKTKLIKVSQENLNNRITIVMKESGISLNQVVITSELNALNRIVNVDVQTNSVKSSQEILRKVPGLIIGQHAGGGKAEQIFLRGFDIDHGTDVAISVEGMPVNMVSHAHGQGYADLHFVIPETIENVNFDKGPYYAEKGNFNTAGYVDLRLRKTLDKSLISLEAGQFNTSRLLGMFNFLESENSNAYLASELYLTDGPFNSPQNFNRINIMGRYNYNLSGNQELNLTASHFKSKWDASGQIPQRAVDQGLIDRFGAIDDTEGGKTSRTNLLANYTKIIDENQLFKTKMFLSLYDFELYSNFTFFLEDPVNGDQIYQKENRIIVGAESMFQKKHMVLGNNVQFEYESGIGFRYDNTDDTELSSTLNRQTTLKRIALGDVDEVNTYGFLNAKFKTGKWTFNPTLRLDYFKFDYVNKITEVYDNQSESEVAFSPKLNTIFSVNRNWQLFLKSGIGFHSNDTRVVVANNGEDILPAAYGVDLGTIVKPTNKLALNATLWGLFLEQEFVYVGDAGIVEPSGKTRRLGVEFGTRYQATDWLYLYADINYTYGRSTEEADGEDFIPLAPDLTSSGGILLKELGNFSGALTYRFVDDRPANENNSMTAEGYFVTDLNLNYNWKNWTYGIIVENLFDTEWNETQFATESRLFNEASSTEEIHFTPGTPFYIRGKISVSF; encoded by the coding sequence ATGAGATTTATAATAATTGCATTATTAATGCTTTTTAATTACTTCATTTATGCTCAAAATTTGAAGGGAAAGGTCGTCGATGAAAACAATCGTCCTCTTGAAGATGTTGGCGTTTTCAATCAAAACACAGGAACACACAGCCATACAGATGCTACAGGTTCTTTTACTATAACGAATACTTACGTTCAGGATTCGGTCTATTTTTCCAGATTGGGCTACAAAACAAAGCTTATTAAAGTATCTCAAGAAAACTTGAATAATAGAATTACAATAGTTATGAAAGAATCAGGTATTTCGCTTAATCAAGTAGTCATAACATCAGAACTTAATGCGTTAAATCGTATTGTAAATGTGGACGTACAGACCAATTCTGTAAAATCATCACAGGAAATCTTACGTAAAGTACCTGGTTTGATTATCGGGCAACATGCTGGTGGCGGTAAGGCAGAACAGATATTCCTTCGAGGTTTCGACATTGATCATGGTACAGATGTAGCCATTAGTGTAGAAGGCATGCCCGTTAACATGGTTAGTCATGCACACGGTCAAGGCTATGCCGATTTACATTTTGTAATTCCAGAGACCATAGAAAATGTAAATTTTGACAAAGGTCCTTATTATGCAGAAAAAGGGAATTTTAATACTGCAGGGTATGTTGATCTTCGCTTGCGAAAAACGCTGGACAAAAGTTTAATTTCCTTGGAAGCTGGGCAATTCAATACCTCACGGTTATTAGGCATGTTCAACTTCTTAGAATCAGAGAATAGTAATGCCTACCTTGCATCAGAGCTTTATCTAACCGATGGACCATTCAATTCTCCGCAGAATTTCAATCGTATTAATATTATGGGTCGATATAACTATAATTTATCAGGAAATCAGGAATTAAATCTTACTGCTTCGCATTTTAAAAGCAAATGGGATGCATCTGGACAAATTCCTCAACGAGCGGTAGACCAAGGCCTTATTGATAGATTCGGAGCTATTGACGATACCGAAGGCGGTAAGACAAGTAGAACCAACCTCTTGGCAAACTACACTAAGATTATAGATGAAAATCAGCTTTTTAAGACCAAAATGTTCTTATCTCTATACGATTTCGAGCTATATTCTAACTTTACTTTCTTTTTAGAAGACCCAGTAAATGGCGACCAAATATATCAAAAGGAGAATCGTATTATCGTAGGTGCAGAAAGCATGTTCCAAAAAAAGCATATGGTTTTGGGTAATAATGTTCAATTCGAATATGAATCAGGAATTGGATTTAGGTATGACAATACCGATGACACTGAACTATCAAGTACTTTGAATCGTCAAACAACACTTAAAAGAATAGCCTTGGGCGATGTGGACGAAGTAAACACCTACGGATTTTTAAATGCAAAGTTTAAAACCGGTAAGTGGACTTTCAACCCTACTTTACGGTTGGATTATTTCAAGTTCGACTATGTAAACAAGATTACAGAAGTTTACGACAATCAAAGTGAGTCTGAAGTTGCTTTTAGTCCAAAATTGAATACCATCTTTTCGGTTAACAGAAATTGGCAACTCTTTCTCAAATCCGGTATCGGATTCCATTCCAATGATACCAGAGTTGTAGTAGCCAATAACGGAGAAGACATACTCCCTGCTGCTTATGGCGTAGATTTAGGTACAATCGTAAAACCAACCAATAAACTAGCCTTAAATGCTACACTTTGGGGATTGTTCCTAGAACAAGAATTTGTTTATGTTGGCGATGCAGGAATTGTTGAGCCCAGTGGGAAAACACGCCGTTTGGGTGTGGAGTTCGGTACACGTTATCAAGCTACCGATTGGCTGTACTTGTATGCAGATATCAACTATACCTATGGAAGAAGTACAGAAGAAGCAGACGGGGAAGATTTTATCCCCCTTGCTCCAGACTTAACTTCATCTGGAGGTATCTTATTGAAAGAGCTTGGTAATTTTTCAGGTGCACTGACTTATCGTTTTGTAGATGATAGACCTGCAAACGAAAATAATTCGATGACGGCAGAAGGCTATTTTGTTACCGATCTCAACCTTAATTATAATTGGAAAAACTGGACTTATGGTATTATTGTAGAAAACCTTTTTGACACCGAGTGGAACGAAACTCAATTCGCTACCGAAAGCCGTTTGTTTAATGAAGCTTCCTCTACAGAGGAAATACATTTTACACCAGGTACGCCTTTTTACATTAGAGGAAAAATATCTGTGTCTTTTTAA